The following coding sequences lie in one Sporocytophaga myxococcoides DSM 11118 genomic window:
- the gyrA gene encoding DNA gyrase subunit A, with product MAEGENIIPINIEDEMRGAYIDYSMSVIISRALPDVRDGLKPVHRRVLFGMSELGVNWNKPYKKSARIVGEVLGKFHPHGDASVYDSMVRMAQPWSLRYMMVDGQGNFGSIDGDSPAAMRYTEARFKRIAEEMLSDINKNTVDFQPNFDDSLEEPTVLPSKVPNLLINGTSGIAVGMATNMAPHNLREVVDGVCAYIDNNDITIEELMEFVKAPDFPTGGTIYGYQGVKSAFETGRGRVVVRANATFENTPTGRDMIVVHDIPYMVNKASMVEKTAQLINEKKIEGISDIRDESDREGLRIVYELKKDAIPSIVLNNLYKYTQLQSSFGVNNVALVNGRPMTVNLKDMIRHFVDHRHEVIVRRTKFELEEAEKRAHILQGYLIALDHLDEVIKLIRNSRDPEEAKKGLMENFGMSEIQAKAVLELRLQRLTGMERDKIVKEYEEVMALIARLNEILNSQELRMQIIKDESLEMKERYGDERRTQIVHSADDIDIEDIIADDEMVITISHEGYIKRTPLTEYRSQARGGVGSRGAVSKEDDFTEHLFIATMHNYLLIFTDSGKVFWQKVYGIPEGSKTSKGRPIQNLINVEKEDKVRAIINIKTLVDVDYINNNFIIMVTENGTIKKTSLEAFSRPRSNGIQAITINEGDKLLNVRLTNGNNEIVIALKSGRAIRFNEEHVRPMGRNAAGVRGVTLADDEDKVIGMVCLSCSDNNLLVVSEKGYGKRSDIDDYRVTNRGGKGVKTLNITEKTGKLVAIMDVSDKDELMIINKSGIIIRMPVAALRIVGRATQGVRLIKLSETDEIASVAKIENLGPTEISPETTDAIASEILEIESELPDVDSELPNADATEESQSEEEEDDDNDNDNDNE from the coding sequence ATGGCTGAAGGCGAAAACATAATTCCTATTAACATTGAAGATGAAATGAGGGGAGCTTACATCGATTATTCGATGTCGGTTATCATTTCAAGGGCATTACCAGACGTAAGAGACGGATTAAAACCTGTACACAGAAGGGTGCTTTTTGGAATGTCAGAATTAGGTGTTAACTGGAACAAACCTTATAAAAAATCCGCAAGAATTGTTGGTGAGGTACTTGGTAAATTCCACCCTCACGGTGACGCATCGGTATATGATTCCATGGTTCGTATGGCACAACCATGGTCATTGAGATATATGATGGTCGATGGACAAGGAAACTTCGGATCTATAGACGGTGATTCTCCTGCGGCAATGAGGTATACTGAGGCTAGATTCAAGAGAATCGCCGAAGAAATGCTTTCTGATATAAACAAGAATACAGTAGATTTTCAACCCAACTTTGATGATTCCCTTGAAGAACCCACAGTTCTTCCTTCAAAGGTGCCAAATCTTTTGATTAACGGAACTTCCGGTATCGCTGTTGGTATGGCTACCAATATGGCGCCACATAATCTACGTGAAGTTGTGGATGGTGTTTGTGCATATATTGATAACAATGACATCACAATTGAGGAGCTGATGGAATTTGTAAAAGCTCCGGATTTTCCAACAGGAGGAACCATTTATGGTTATCAAGGAGTAAAATCGGCATTTGAAACTGGTCGTGGAAGAGTTGTAGTGCGAGCAAATGCCACTTTTGAAAATACTCCTACAGGAAGAGATATGATTGTTGTCCACGATATTCCATATATGGTCAACAAGGCCTCAATGGTGGAAAAAACGGCACAATTGATTAATGAAAAGAAAATCGAAGGAATTTCTGATATCAGAGACGAATCAGATAGAGAAGGGCTTCGCATCGTATATGAATTGAAAAAAGATGCTATTCCAAGTATCGTTTTAAATAATCTCTATAAATACACTCAACTTCAATCATCTTTCGGGGTAAACAACGTTGCTCTTGTCAATGGCAGGCCAATGACAGTAAATCTGAAAGACATGATCAGACACTTTGTGGATCATCGTCATGAAGTGATAGTCAGAAGAACGAAGTTTGAACTGGAAGAAGCTGAAAAACGTGCACATATTTTACAAGGATATCTGATTGCCCTGGATCACCTTGATGAGGTAATAAAGTTGATCAGAAACTCCAGAGATCCTGAAGAAGCTAAAAAAGGTTTGATGGAAAACTTCGGAATGTCTGAAATTCAGGCTAAAGCTGTCCTTGAATTAAGACTTCAGCGTTTAACAGGCATGGAGCGTGACAAAATCGTTAAGGAATACGAAGAAGTTATGGCTTTAATTGCAAGGTTAAATGAAATTCTTAATAGCCAGGAGCTCAGAATGCAAATCATCAAAGACGAGTCTCTTGAAATGAAAGAGCGTTATGGTGATGAAAGGAGAACTCAAATCGTACATTCTGCAGATGATATTGACATAGAAGATATTATCGCGGATGATGAAATGGTTATTACAATTTCACACGAAGGTTATATTAAGCGTACACCATTAACAGAATATCGTTCACAGGCCAGGGGTGGAGTCGGATCAAGGGGAGCTGTTTCAAAAGAAGATGATTTTACGGAACATCTTTTTATTGCAACGATGCACAATTACCTTCTGATTTTTACAGATTCAGGAAAAGTCTTCTGGCAAAAAGTTTATGGAATACCTGAAGGAAGTAAAACATCGAAAGGTCGACCAATTCAGAATCTTATCAATGTAGAGAAAGAAGACAAAGTACGAGCGATTATTAATATAAAAACGTTGGTTGATGTCGATTATATTAATAATAACTTTATCATAATGGTTACAGAAAATGGAACCATAAAGAAAACTTCCCTTGAAGCATTCTCCCGACCTAGATCCAATGGTATACAGGCTATTACAATAAACGAAGGCGATAAACTTTTAAATGTAAGGCTTACCAATGGTAATAATGAAATTGTTATAGCCCTTAAATCTGGTAGAGCAATCAGATTTAATGAAGAACATGTTCGTCCAATGGGTAGAAATGCAGCAGGAGTGAGAGGCGTAACTTTGGCTGACGACGAAGACAAGGTAATTGGTATGGTTTGTCTGAGCTGCTCTGATAATAACCTTCTTGTTGTATCAGAAAAAGGATATGGAAAACGTTCTGATATCGACGACTATAGAGTTACCAACAGAGGAGGAAAAGGAGTTAAAACTCTAAACATTACTGAAAAAACAGGGAAATTAGTAGCAATAATGGATGTTTCGGATAAAGATGAACTGATGATCATCAATAAATCCGGAATTATAATAAGAATGCCAGTTGCTGCACTTAGAATTGTCGGAAGAGCTACCCAAGGAGTTCGTTTAATAAAGCTAAGTGAAACAGATGAAATAGCATCTGTTGCGAAAATTGAAAACCTTGGCCCAACCGAAATTTCGCCAGAAACGACCGATGCTATAGCATCTGAAATCCTGGAAATCGAATCTGAACTTCCTGATGTAGATTCTGAACTTCCAAATGCTGATGCTACTGAAGAGTCTCAGTCTGAAGAAGAAGAGGATGATGACAATGATAATGATAATGATAATGAATAA
- a CDS encoding tetratricopeptide repeat protein, producing the protein MKRILFSIILTGSSLIGVAQNSAVTNAILYHKDGDLIKAKQEIDEASQHEKTKANAKTWYYKGLIYQDIAMNQKPEVKSAAPEALQTSYESYNKAVELDPSKGEYSKMSSAKLQEIWGLFINKGFSEYEASNYKQAITSFETAQKIKPADTLAYINAIYAAEQVHDMNVIKNSVVKLNSLNYKSPVLYYYQITIENEIEKSPEKALATAKKGLVDFPNNKTILELQKNLYLQTGKDSEATASIENLVKNNPNDINLLNQLAVLYGKTDTDKALQTYGKVLAIAPNDLIANFNTAVIYYNTGKEKHQKLGTLSVGAYQKEGKALEAEIDELFKKSLDHAQKAIAKAEDPSDKQQLDVLINELNKAIKK; encoded by the coding sequence ATGAAAAGAATCTTATTTAGTATCATATTAACAGGCTCTTCTCTAATCGGAGTTGCTCAGAACTCTGCTGTTACCAATGCAATCCTTTATCATAAAGATGGAGATTTGATAAAAGCAAAACAGGAAATTGACGAAGCTAGTCAACACGAAAAAACTAAAGCAAATGCAAAAACCTGGTATTACAAAGGGTTAATATACCAGGATATAGCAATGAACCAAAAACCGGAAGTAAAATCGGCTGCACCAGAGGCACTTCAGACTTCCTATGAATCATACAATAAAGCTGTAGAGTTGGATCCTTCTAAAGGCGAATATTCAAAAATGTCTTCAGCAAAACTACAGGAAATCTGGGGCTTGTTTATAAATAAAGGCTTTTCAGAATATGAGGCCAGTAACTATAAACAGGCAATCACAAGTTTTGAAACTGCCCAGAAGATTAAACCTGCAGACACTCTTGCTTACATTAATGCAATTTATGCAGCAGAACAAGTACACGACATGAATGTCATTAAAAACAGTGTGGTTAAACTTAATTCTCTCAACTATAAAAGCCCTGTTCTTTATTATTACCAGATTACAATTGAAAACGAAATAGAAAAAAGTCCTGAAAAGGCTCTTGCAACTGCCAAAAAAGGTCTTGTTGATTTTCCAAATAACAAAACCATACTGGAACTTCAAAAAAATCTTTACTTACAAACAGGTAAAGATTCAGAAGCTACTGCTTCTATTGAAAATCTGGTTAAGAATAACCCTAATGATATAAATCTTCTTAATCAGCTTGCAGTATTATATGGCAAAACTGATACAGATAAAGCTTTGCAGACTTATGGTAAGGTATTAGCCATTGCCCCAAATGATCTGATAGCCAATTTTAACACTGCTGTTATCTATTATAATACAGGAAAGGAAAAACACCAGAAACTTGGTACCCTTAGCGTAGGAGCTTATCAGAAAGAAGGTAAAGCTCTTGAAGCTGAAATCGATGAGTTATTCAAGAAATCCCTGGATCATGCACAAAAAGCAATAGCAAAAGCAGAAGACCCGAGTGACAAGCAACAACTTGATGTGCTAATCAATGAATTAAACAAGGCTATTAAAAAATAA
- a CDS encoding GyrI-like domain-containing protein gives MIILKVSLAPNFKWNKYLLVYAFYICRKEQSEISEEQNFIRFKLNAKYNKMEALIDLDKHLYDPSIEEVRLVEVPDFNYFTLYGEGPAIFDMHFLQAALTLFKVDEYARKILSAKTPMVNICANGITPVEVLWWKDDRPFDFNMDTIWKWAIMINEPALINEDILGLSQKMVLEENPEWSFTQSITLNRLSEGLSLQTSFKGGRTEGKKSLEKVRSFAKSKNLEFIGKYHEIYFENPEDLKSNQLVTILRFPVSEIKISQII, from the coding sequence TTGATTATACTGAAGGTAAGCCTAGCCCCAAATTTTAAATGGAACAAATACCTTCTGGTTTATGCTTTTTATATATGTAGAAAGGAACAGTCTGAAATTTCTGAAGAACAGAATTTTATAAGATTTAAGTTGAATGCAAAATATAATAAAATGGAGGCTTTGATTGATCTGGACAAGCATTTATATGATCCTTCTATAGAGGAAGTTAGACTGGTAGAAGTACCTGATTTTAATTATTTCACTCTTTATGGAGAAGGTCCGGCGATATTTGATATGCATTTTTTGCAAGCAGCATTAACTCTATTCAAAGTTGATGAATATGCTAGAAAAATTTTATCTGCCAAGACTCCAATGGTTAATATTTGTGCGAATGGAATCACTCCTGTTGAAGTTTTGTGGTGGAAAGATGATAGACCATTTGATTTTAACATGGATACAATTTGGAAATGGGCAATTATGATCAATGAGCCAGCATTAATCAACGAAGACATTCTTGGCTTGTCACAGAAAATGGTTTTGGAAGAGAACCCAGAATGGTCTTTTACCCAGTCTATTACATTAAATCGCCTTTCTGAGGGCTTGAGTTTGCAGACATCATTTAAAGGTGGCCGAACAGAAGGAAAAAAATCTCTAGAAAAGGTCCGTTCTTTTGCAAAAAGTAAAAATCTGGAATTCATTGGTAAATACCATGAAATATATTTTGAAAATCCGGAAGACTTAAAGTCAAATCAGTTGGTGACAATTTTAAGATTTCCTGTATCAGAAATTAAAATATCTCAAATAATTTAA